TCAATACCCAAAGGTCCATAATCCCACACACCTGAGAGTCCCCCATAAATTTCTGAGGATTGAAATACAAACCCTTTTCTTTTAGCAAGCGAAATAATATCTTCTATTTTAATCATATTAAACATCCTAAAAATTTATTCCAAACACTTATTTACATTCATGTCTTCTTAAAAATTGCTGTGCTTGATTTATTCTATTAAAAACTTTGGTTTTACCAAGTAATTGCAAAGAATCAAAAAGAGGCGGTGATACCTTACTTCCAAGAACTGCTATTCTAATTGGAAGAAGTACTTCTCCTATTTTTAGATTATTTTCCTTAGCAAAATTATAAAAAATTTTTTCGTTTTCAGACAATATTCTTGTTTCAAATCCTTCTAATAGTGGCTTAATCTTTTCTAAGAGCAAACAAATATCACCCGCTGTTTTTTCCTTACCTAAAAACTCGTCTAAATTCCACGTTTTAATATCTTCATAAAAAAACTTAAGCATCGTAACAGACTCACTAAGTTTTCTAATTCTTGGCTTTATTAGAGAAACTAAAAGAATTAATTTTTGCTCATCAAAAGAATTAATATCTTCTTTAATATAGCCTGCTTTTTGCAAGAATGGAATTATAAGCTTGGCTAACTCATTATTTCCTTTCTCCCTAATATAATGGCTATTAAAAAAATCTAATTTATTATAGTCAAAAACAGCAGGGGATTTATTGACTCTCTCAATAGAAAATAACCTTCGAAGTTCATCTTTTGTAAAAAATTCACTCTTATCATCATAAGACCAACCAAGTAAAGTAATGTAATTAATAATGGCTTCCGGAAGATATCCATCATCAATAAATTGTTTTAAAGCTGTAGCACCATGTCTCTTACTTAATTTTTGCCCATCACTTCCCATGACCATTGGCAGATGACAATAAATGGG
This portion of the Borrelia turicatae 91E135 genome encodes:
- the gltX gene encoding glutamate--tRNA ligase, coding for MIFQKRISFTKRGYVVNIRVRYAPSPTGLQHIGGIRTALFNYFFAKSCGGKFLLRIEDTDQTRYFKEAEEDLYQSLEWLGIDFDEGPTCGGPYAPYVQSQRTEIYQKYAKQLVELGSAYYCYCTPERLERIRKIQTVNKMAPGYDRHCRNLSESEVRDVLSLGITPVIRFKIPLDGETCFNDILLDKITWANKDISPDPVLLKSDGLPTYHLANVIDDHLMEVSHVLRAQEWISSGPLHVLLYSAFGWNPPIYCHLPMVMGSDGQKLSKRHGATALKQFIDDGYLPEAIINYITLLGWSYDDKSEFFTKDELRRLFSIERVNKSPAVFDYNKLDFFNSHYIREKGNNELAKLIIPFLQKAGYIKEDINSFDEQKLILLVSLIKPRIRKLSESVTMLKFFYEDIKTWNLDEFLGKEKTAGDICLLLEKIKPLLEGFETRILSENEKIFYNFAKENNLKIGEVLLPIRIAVLGSKVSPPLFDSLQLLGKTKVFNRINQAQQFLRRHECK